From a single Streptomyces sp. 1331.2 genomic region:
- a CDS encoding serine hydrolase domain-containing protein produces MESLRVIENWPVPHAAAAVVRGADGALLGAHGPQQHLFPLASVTKLLTSYAALVAVEEGVFELDDPAGPPGATVRHLLAHTSGLGFDEDRVFAEPGNRRLYSNAGFDALARALSEAAGIEFSRYVAEAVFEPLGMADTLINTAHKSPAGAGGLSTVADLARFAAELQAPKLLAPSTVRQATREVAFPGTGGVLPGYGHQRPNDWGLGFEIRDGKSPHWTGAGNSPATFGHFGQSGTFLWVDPEVGAACIALTDRDFGPWSVEAWPAFSDAVLAELKR; encoded by the coding sequence ATGGAGAGCTTGCGTGTGATCGAGAACTGGCCGGTGCCGCACGCCGCGGCGGCCGTGGTCCGGGGGGCGGACGGCGCGCTGCTGGGGGCGCACGGGCCGCAGCAGCACCTGTTCCCGCTGGCCTCGGTGACCAAGCTGCTCACCTCGTACGCGGCGCTGGTCGCGGTCGAGGAGGGCGTCTTCGAGCTGGACGACCCGGCCGGCCCGCCCGGTGCGACCGTCCGCCACCTGCTGGCGCACACCTCCGGCCTGGGCTTCGACGAGGACCGGGTGTTCGCCGAGCCCGGCAACCGCCGGCTCTACTCCAACGCGGGCTTTGACGCGCTGGCGCGGGCGCTGTCCGAGGCCGCCGGGATCGAGTTCTCCCGCTACGTCGCCGAGGCGGTGTTCGAGCCGCTGGGCATGGCCGACACCCTGATCAACACCGCGCACAAGTCCCCGGCCGGCGCCGGCGGCCTGTCCACGGTCGCCGACCTCGCCCGGTTCGCCGCCGAGCTCCAGGCGCCCAAGCTGCTGGCCCCGTCCACCGTCCGGCAGGCCACCCGCGAGGTCGCCTTCCCCGGCACCGGCGGCGTGCTGCCCGGCTACGGCCACCAGCGCCCGAACGACTGGGGCCTCGGCTTCGAGATCCGCGACGGCAAGAGCCCGCACTGGACCGGCGCCGGCAACTCCCCCGCCACCTTCGGCCACTTCGGCCAGTCCGGCACCTTCCTCTGGGTCGACCCGGAGGTGGGCGCGGCCTGCATCGCGCTCACCGACCGGGACTTCGGGCCTTGGTCCGTCGAGGCCTGGCCCGCCTTCTCCGACGCGGTGCTCGCCGAACTGAAGCGTTAG
- a CDS encoding MerR family transcriptional regulator, with product MAVPARIEADLRSCSEVYGGAPGGDPDRTPRHTISEVAVASGLTAHTLRWYERIGLLDPVDRAAGGQRRYCDADLHRLAFLGRLRLTGMSVADMLKYVDMARQGETTYEGRRRLLVAQREEVLQRIVDLQATLAVLDYKIDLYAGKVAESGGAPADRQYHQEEQSA from the coding sequence ATGGCCGTACCCGCACGCATCGAGGCGGACCTGCGCAGCTGTTCCGAGGTGTACGGCGGCGCGCCGGGCGGTGATCCGGACCGGACCCCGCGGCACACCATCAGCGAGGTCGCGGTGGCGAGCGGGCTCACCGCGCACACCCTGCGCTGGTACGAGCGGATCGGCCTGCTGGACCCCGTCGACCGCGCGGCCGGCGGCCAGCGCCGCTACTGCGACGCCGACCTGCACCGACTGGCCTTCCTGGGGCGGCTGCGGCTGACCGGCATGTCCGTGGCCGACATGCTCAAGTACGTGGACATGGCCCGCCAGGGCGAAACGACCTACGAGGGGCGGCGCCGGCTGCTGGTGGCCCAGCGCGAGGAGGTCCTGCAGCGGATCGTCGACCTCCAGGCCACCCTCGCCGTCCTCGACTACAAGATCGATCTCTATGCCGGGAAGGTCGCCGAGAGCGGCGGCGCCCCGGCCGACCGCCAGTACCACCAAGAGGAGCAGAGCGCATGA